The following is a genomic window from Rhizobium sp. NRK18.
TCTGGACCGGCCGCCTCGACGTGCTGGAGCAGCTCTTGCGCGAGGAAGATCAGCGCAACGCCAACGACCCCGAAAAAGGAGAGAGAGAATGACCGATGCCCCGACCCTGGATGCCTATGGCATGCTGACCGAGCCCGCGACACTGAAAATCGAACGGCTGCTTCCCGGCCCCGTCGAGCGGGTCTGGGCCTATCTCACCGACAGCGACAAGCGCCGGCAATGGCTTGCTGCCGGGGACATGACGTTGGCGGTCGGCGCGCCGTTCAAGCTGACATGGCGCAACAACGAGCTGACCGATCCGCCGGGAAACAAGCCGGCCGATTTCGGCGACGAACACAGCATGGAGACCCGCATCACCGAGCTGCATGCGCCCTATCGGCTTGCGTTTGCCTGGGGCGAGCGGGGCGAGGTGGTGATCGATCTGGATCCGCGGGGCGACAAGGTGCTGCTGACGCTGGTGCACAAGCGCATCTCC
Proteins encoded in this region:
- a CDS encoding SRPBCC family protein yields the protein MTDAPTLDAYGMLTEPATLKIERLLPGPVERVWAYLTDSDKRRQWLAAGDMTLAVGAPFKLTWRNNELTDPPGNKPADFGDEHSMETRITELHAPYRLAFAWGERGEVVIDLDPRGDKVLLTLVHKRISDRRNEVMIGAGWHAHLDILAARISGTRPEPFWDHWLALKEEYEARIPK